One Gemmatimonadales bacterium genomic window carries:
- a CDS encoding DinB family protein, producing MGVRSNALADRLEQGARALADFAGGLSEAEWQTRIPRDGRKVGVVVHHVATMYPLEMQLARLLAAGTPVADVTWDDVHQINAAHAKEHETATKAAALELLETNSAAAAAAVRALSDAELDRAAPISLNAGAPLTCQFMLEDHAVRHSYHHLAAIERAVEQTRRARLVG from the coding sequence ATGGGCGTACGTTCGAACGCACTGGCGGATCGGCTGGAGCAGGGAGCCCGCGCGCTGGCGGACTTCGCGGGCGGGCTGAGCGAGGCGGAGTGGCAGACGCGCATCCCGCGCGACGGGCGCAAGGTGGGCGTCGTGGTGCACCATGTCGCCACGATGTATCCGCTGGAGATGCAGTTGGCCAGGCTGCTCGCGGCCGGCACGCCGGTGGCGGACGTGACCTGGGACGACGTGCACCAGATCAACGCCGCGCACGCGAAGGAGCACGAGACGGCCACGAAGGCTGCCGCGCTCGAGCTGCTCGAGACCAACAGCGCCGCGGCCGCCGCCGCCGTTCGCGCGCTGAGCGACGCGGAGCTGGACCGGGCCGCGCCCATCTCGCTCAACGCCGGCGCTCCGCTCACCTGCCAGTTCATGCTGGAGGACCACGCGGTGCGGCACAGCTATCACCATCTGGCCGCGATCGAGCGGGCGGTGGAGCAGACGCGGCGCGCGCGGCTCGTGGGGTGA
- a CDS encoding alpha/beta hydrolase-fold protein, whose translation MSPAGTPAPIASPAAPLVVGETFTIDSRVLAETRRINVYAPPPYADSANIRLPVLYMPDGGIKEDFLHVAGLVEVLVGDGIMRPFLLVGIENTERRRDLTGPTDNPNDRKIAPHVGGSAAFRRFIRTELMPEVNRRYRTTDETAIVGESLAGLFVVETLLLEPDLFDAYIAFDPSLWWNDHKLVDEAGALLRARPGLQKTLYFASSDEPGIVAETEPLAKILEQDAPPGLHWHYERMPAEHHWTIYHPAALRAFRAVFAPAAKQ comes from the coding sequence GTGTCGCCGGCTGGGACTCCTGCGCCGATTGCTTCGCCTGCCGCTCCGCTCGTCGTCGGCGAAACGTTCACCATCGACTCCAGGGTCCTCGCCGAAACCCGGCGGATCAACGTCTACGCACCGCCGCCGTACGCCGACTCCGCCAACATCCGGCTGCCGGTGCTGTACATGCCGGACGGGGGCATCAAGGAGGACTTCCTCCACGTCGCGGGTCTCGTGGAGGTGCTGGTGGGCGACGGGATCATGCGGCCGTTCCTGCTCGTCGGGATCGAGAACACCGAGCGGCGGCGCGACCTGACCGGCCCGACCGACAACCCGAACGACCGCAAGATCGCGCCGCACGTCGGCGGCTCCGCGGCGTTCCGGCGGTTCATCCGCACCGAGCTCATGCCCGAGGTGAACCGGCGCTACCGCACCACGGACGAGACGGCCATCGTCGGCGAATCGCTCGCCGGCCTCTTCGTGGTCGAAACATTGCTGCTCGAGCCGGACCTGTTCGACGCCTACATCGCCTTCGACCCGAGCCTCTGGTGGAACGATCACAAGCTGGTGGACGAAGCCGGTGCATTGCTCCGCGCGCGGCCCGGACTCCAGAAGACGCTCTACTTCGCGAGCAGCGACGAGCCCGGCATCGTCGCCGAGACCGAGCCGCTGGCGAAGATTCTCGAGCAGGATGCGCCGCCAGGGCTCCACTGGCATTACGAGCGCATGCCGGCAGAGCATCATTGGACCATCTACCATCCGGCGGCGCTGCGGGCGTTCCGCGCGGTGTTCGCCCCGGCCGCCAAACAGTGA
- a CDS encoding SgcJ/EcaC family oxidoreductase, producing MPRAAILLVALSMLAGVSRASAQVESAVPAEARAAAQAMVDRFVDSWNRADGAAYGKNYWPEAELVDPIGIISRGREAIVQEHVDLWAGPFKGSHIEGKVRRVRMLGPTFMMVDFDAALSGVHDLPPGSAADSAGVVRNHLKHVMERRHGRWKVLAAQNTFIAPLAGGDRH from the coding sequence ATGCCACGAGCCGCAATCCTTCTGGTTGCCCTCTCGATGCTCGCCGGTGTATCGCGGGCGTCGGCGCAGGTTGAATCGGCCGTGCCGGCGGAGGCCCGGGCCGCGGCTCAGGCCATGGTCGACCGGTTCGTGGACTCCTGGAACCGGGCCGACGGCGCCGCGTACGGCAAGAACTACTGGCCGGAGGCGGAGCTGGTCGATCCGATCGGGATCATCAGCCGAGGCCGGGAGGCGATCGTGCAGGAGCACGTGGACCTCTGGGCCGGGCCGTTCAAGGGCAGCCACATAGAAGGAAAGGTGCGCCGCGTCCGGATGCTCGGGCCCACGTTCATGATGGTGGACTTCGACGCCGCGCTCTCGGGCGTTCACGACCTGCCGCCGGGCAGCGCCGCCGATTCGGCGGGTGTGGTCCGCAATCACCTCAAGCACGTCATGGAGCGGCGGCACGGCAGGTGGAAGGTGTTGGCGGCGCAGAATACGTTCATCGCGCCGCTGGCGGGCGGAGATCGACACTGA